In Pyrus communis chromosome 1, drPyrComm1.1, whole genome shotgun sequence, the following are encoded in one genomic region:
- the LOC137730493 gene encoding histone-lysine N-methyltransferase ASHH2 isoform X1, translated as MACGNSVLVEGLLPEPVTEQQMGSEILVQSVSEQPSCSEPLLDSDVDHASVPDGALGLSRNDNAGFVSSGEVTESCKVDIDGLVGESENANDLDLRSRLSREWRLNRCCSTESQSNVDGSNRETDGTCLKEGGPELEDVSAASVGDCEIPLEVICQTGSSGDGVPQDEQRDDKSVSGLYSKEVMEVTEEKGDISLEIKNDNREPVSPLQGGEIPSELAEMEACSSPHTEEKGFNILAGPSLEAAYEESVVSGGIEADLCSKTSPVRDVGMHSEVSYACGLVTNCDNKNEQMDDNGVNGPSSLSPEGTAEVVEMKSNVDTCTQIFPSQGLERALEDLHILDLPSSCAQQNDQSSDKIADGSLVERSMDILEKNSDSMTDLEAVILTQMSPVKVNVYYSKEGSSEIASNCNIENSVSMQSCQTLGVANNSVNGLCTDMVVDMKSNINQIWPPKGCQRTFEGSDVSDSLRVCTQENGQRNDKVIDFASAERVSDILEQKSDATTDTKVEIGTQISVMEEKVSNLKEGSGGLSPNDVHEKSVSLKLFQCFDIVKNGSSESVDVPDNDSPGNIDSSISLDCSGEKYQEGIDNVKVDCVSKTKFPDIVALSSRRSGRSRKTNTKRAPRKGRSTSKELQPLGSLETVFKAAGRKRSCLSKPARSSIWGLLGSVTQSFEESNRLELSQGKSQVSQKRRSGQRSGQRNQSGAGGNSQRSRGKGNASTNHVRLKVKVGKEFCNSSLYITVPEVVDTSASANSVEKGDGNEGNWRKETTVGKDRTYLNAPVLHVDLANKDLESVVLTENSADDVIDNYRGVSSHTVAVSSGGSFGTSFTDPGTSPDSEIINIVPDADVEARQQEDSHGDVLTSDKVLAASGDFISTKRGNEKRKVPHAKNCVWEGGKLCPASLNKEMQSEQDGCRQNLDFSFSEMHISSTCANALSNSSSDKESSLEALRLSGETDHGISGDVLKVEVGADNLDVGLGLSKSQSSKSKGLKPPKGRSRACGSASKKGNAHRLTENQKKSANKKKVMEKADGEQVSCKVANLPESGNHVVDNNRKTNSVNDAECVGVPNSDMVPVDIDKQYLPPRNAWVLCDDCHKWRHIPAELADIIDEQKCTWICKDNKDEAFADCSIPQEKSNSEINAELDISDASGDEDASVTRSKYKELECRRPTVSQQNVASIKINQFHHRSRKTQNIDEIMVCHCKPPSDGQLGCGDDCLNRILNIECVRGACPCRDLCSNQQFQKRRYAKLEKFRSGKKGFGLRLLEDICKGQFLIEYVGEVLDTNSYEARQKEYAVKGHRHFYFMTLNGSEVIDACAKGNLGRFINHSCEPNCRTEKWMVNGEICIGLFALRDIKKGEEVTFDYNYVRVFGAAAKKCHCGSSQCRGYIGGDPLDTEVIVQDDSDEEYMEPVMIPEDGVSEDRSDNTLPANKVIDNTTVSIGELEFTTQREESLNQSDSLVSHIHDSLELNHSRQKPSSVQPVEAFQQREDVTSVPIPAIEQEILGEKETTEKSSNSSETLETTPIKVLGKSLSDGTDSNRKSKSGTIEVGQVPSKVCSNVKTSKSTSFVKKSKVKITPSGNKIQVAATKSHVLSIKPKRLTEGSVEEKLNELLDGDGGINKRKDSTKGYLKLLILTAVSGDSGSGEVIQSNRDLSMILDALLKTKSRVVLIDVINKNGLRMLHNIMKKYREDFKKIPILRKLLKVLEYLAMRQILTSEHITGGPPCAGMESFMESMLSLTEHEDRQVHQIARNFRDKWIPRPFRRHSYIDRVDSKMEFNRGSNSNRLSPSHDDWRDQGGRSTEAIDSSKQSMVSTTSVSTGFQEVSSAPCTGGCPTSETKVRKRKSRWDQPADPDSSLLQNKEQKSESGLHRQLAPSPLPGIGEISLHIQRVSGEDGTCSSSVHGNCQKNDGTEMNLDDLPPGFDAPAISSFASSSFCPLKCPAAPVIGHPQEKFVSRLPISYGIPLCVMQQYGTPHLAPGIPFLPFPPLPSVPRHKKGPSPSHPINHVAVSQPAEGQHDRCVPAISHSNDSIPSTTGANQAEFNIPCVNNQCASKRPREFSNDLGRRYFKQQKYWNHNNDNNINTKFGPPSFGDRNGWGCNGNNSQGGANSSIGVGNVANEHTSSFYAEDLSHRVERAGNNASQHSHHH; from the exons ATGGCTTGTGGAAATTCGGTTTTGGTCGAGGGTCTTTTGCCTGAGCCTGTCACCGAGCAGCAGATGGGCTCGGAGATCTTGGTGCAATCTGTTTCTGAGCAGCCATCCTGCTCGGAGCCTTTACTTGATTCTGATGTTGACCATGCCAGTGTGCCAGATGGGGCTCTGGGATTGTCTAGGAATGATAATGCTGGTTTTGTGAGCTCTGGTGAGGTTACAGAGTCATGCAAGGTTGATATAGATGGTTTGGTTGGTGAGAGTGAGAATGCCAATGATTTGGATCTGCGAAGTAGGTTGAGCAGAGAGTGGAGGCTCAATAGGTGTTGCTCGACTGAGAGTCAGAGTAATGTTGATGGTTCCAATAGGGAAACTGATGggacatgcttgaaggaaggtgGGCCTGAACTTGAGGATGTATCTGCAGCTTCAGTTGGGGACTGTGAAATCCCCTTGGAAGTCATATGTCAGACTGGTTCATCAGGAGACGGTGTCCCACAGGATGAGCAGAGAGATGATAAGAGTGTTAGTGGTCTTTATTCTAAAGAGGTTATGGAAGTTACGGAAGAGAAAGGTGACATTTCTCTTGAGATAAAGAATGATAATCGTGAACCAGTATCTCCTTTGCAGGGTGGTGAAATTCCTTCAGAACTAGCAGAGATGGAAGCTTGCAGTAGTCCCCATACAGAAGAAAAGGGTTTCAACATCTTAGCGGGTCCCTCTTTGGAAGCTGCATATGAGGAGAGTGTTGTTTCTGGTGGGATAGAAGCTGATTTGTGCAGCAAGACATCACCTGTACGGGATGTTGGGATGCATTCAGAAGTATCATACGCATGTGGTTTGGTGACTAATTGTGACAATAAGAATGAACAGATGGATGATAATGGTGTTAATGGTCCGAGCAGCCTCTCTCCTGAAGGGACTGCAGAGGTTGTTGAGATGAAAAGTAATGTTGATACATGCACTCAAATATTTCCTTCGCAAGGTTTGGAGAGAGCCTTGGAAGATTTACATATACTTGATTTACCGAGTAGTTGTGCCCAACAGAATGATCAGAGTAGTGATAAAATTGCTGACGGTTCCTTGGTAGAGAGGTCTATGGATATTCTGGAAAAAAACAGTGATTCTATGACAGATTTAGAGGCTGTCATTCTCACCCAGATGTCTCCTGTAAAAGTTAATGTCTACTATTCTAAGGAAGGTTCCTCCGAAATAGCTTCCAACTGCAATATTGAGAACTCTGTTTCTATGCAGTCATGTCAAACCTTAGGGGTTGCCAATAACAGCGTCAATGGGCTCTGTACTGATATGGTTGTTGATATGAAAAGCAATATTAATCAAATATGGCCTCCAAAGGGTTGCCAGAGGACCTTTGAAGGTTCAGATGTGTCAGATTCGCTGAGGGTTTGCACCCAAGAGAATGGTCAGAGGAACGATAAGGTTATTGATTTTGCGTCTGCTGAAAGGGTATCAGACATTTTGGAACAGAAAAGTGATGCTACAACCGACACGAAGGTTGAAATTGGCACCCAGATATCAGTAATGGAGGAAAAAGTTTCCAATCTGAAGGAAGGTTCTGGTGGACTATCCCCCAACGATGTTCATGAGAAGTCCGTTTCTTTGAAACTGTTTCAATGTTTTGATATTGTCAAAAATGGCTCTTCTGAGAGCGTGGATGTGCCAGATAATGATTCCCCTGGTAATATTGATTCTAGCATTTCATTGGACTGTTCTGGGGAGAAATATCAAGAAGGAATTGATAATGTCAAAGTTGATTGTGTTTCTAAAACCAAATTTCCTGACATTGTAGCATTGTCTTCTCGAAGGAGTGGCCGAAGCCGCAAGACTAACACGAAAAGGGCTCCAAGGAAAGGCAGAAGCACATCTAAAGAGTTGCAACCACTTGGAAGCCTTGAAACTGTCTTCAAGGCTGCTGGAAGGAAGAGAAGCTGCCTTTCCAAACCAGCTCGTTCTTCTATATGGGGATTATTAGGGAGTGTAACACAATCTTTTGAAGAGAGTAACAGGCTTGAGCTCAGTCAAGGTAAGAGTCAAGTATCGCAGAAACGAAGGAGTGGACAAAGAAGTGGACAACGGAATCAGAGTGGTGCTGGTGGAAATTCACAAAGGTCAAGGGGCAAGGGCAATGCTTCAACTAACcatgttcgtttgaaggttAAAGTGGGGAAAGAATTTTGTAATAGTTCTCTCTACATCACAGTACCTGAGGTTGTTGATACCTCTGCATCTGCAAATTCTGTTGAAAAAGGGGATGGAAATGAGGGCAATTGGAGAAAAGAAACGACTGTTGGGAAGGATAGAACTTATCTGAATGCTCCTGTTCTGCATGTTGATCTGGCTAATAAGGACTTGGAGAGTGTTGTTCTCACAGAGAATTCAGCCGACGATGTGATTGATAACTATCGTGGGGTTTCATCTCATACAGTTGCTGTATCTTCAGGAGGATCATTTGGGACTAGCTTTACAGATCCTGGAACTTCACCTGATTCTGAAATTATCAATATCGTTCCAGATGCAGATGTTGAGGCAAGACAGCAAGAAGATTCTCATGGTGATGTTTTAACTTCTGACAAGGTTTTGGCTGCTTCTGGAGACTTTATTAGCACTAAGAGAGGGAATGAGAAGCGTAAAGTCCCTCATGCAAAAAATTGTGTTTGGGAAGGTGGTAAACTGTGTCCAGCAAGCTTGAATAAAGAAATGCAATCAGAACAAGATGGATGCAGGCAAAATCTGGATTTTTCTTTTAGTGAGATGCACATTTCATCCACCTGTGCAAATGCTTTGAGCAACTCATCAAGTGACAAGGAATCATCTTTGGAGGCACTGCGCTTGTCAGGAGAAACTGACCATGGAATTTCTGGAGATGTTCTTAAGGTGGAAGTGGGTGCAGACAATCTTGACGTGGGCTTAGGATTATCAAAATCACAATCCTCAAAATCTAAGGGACTGAAGCCTCCCAAGGGCAGGTCCAGAGCCTGTGGCTCAGCGAGCAAGAAGGGTAATGCTCATAGACTGACGGAAAACCAGAAAAAGTCTGCTAACAAGAAGAAAGTCATGGAAAAGGCTGATGGTGAACAGGTTTCATGCAAAGTGGCAAATCTCCCAGAATCAG GCAATCACGTAGTGGACAACAATAGAAAAACCAACTCTGTTAATGATGCTGAATGTGTAGGCGTTCCTAACTCGGACATGGTACCTGTTGACATAGATAAGCAGTATTTACCACCGCGTAATGCTTGGGTGCTCTGTGATGATTGTCATAAATGGAGGCATATACCAGCTGAACTTGCAGATATTATAGACGAACAAAAGTGCACATG GATCTGTAAAGATAACAAGGATGAAGCCTTTGCTGATTGCTCAATCCCTCAAGAGAAGTCAAATTCAGAGATTAATGCAGAGTTGGATATATCAGATGCCTCAGGTGATGAAGATGCATCTGTCACCCGATCAAAGTACAAAGAATTGGAATGTCGGCGTCCAACGG TTTCCCAACAGAATGTTGCAAGCATAAAAATTAATCAGTTCCATCACCGTAGCCGTAAAACTCAGAATATTGATGAG ATAATGGTTTGCCATTGCAAACCGCCTTCAGATGGGCAGTTGGGTTGTGGAGATGATTGCCTGAATCGAATTCTTAATATTGAATGTGTTCGAGGAGCCTGTCCATGTAGAGACCTCTGTTCAAATCAGcag TTCCAAAAACGCCGATACGCCAAACTAGAAAAGTTTCGAAGTGGAAAGAAGGGTTTTGGCCTCAGGTTGCTTGAGGATATATGTAAAGGGCAATTTCTTATTGAATATGTTGGAGAG GTGCTTGATACAAATTCTTACGAGGCACGACAAAAAGAGTATGCTGTGAAGGGTCACCGACATTTCTACTTCATGACATTGAATGGCAGTGAG GTAAtagatgcatgtgcaaagggAAATTTGGGGCGTTTCATTAACCATAGTTGTGAGCCTAATTGTCGCACAGAAAAG TGGATGGTGAATGGAGAGATTTGTATAGGACTATTTGCATTGAGAGATATAAAGAAG GGTGAAGAGGTTACATTTGACTACAACTATGTAAGGGTTTTCGGAGCTGCTGCCAAAAAATGTCACTGTGGTTCATCTCAATGTCGGGGTTACATAGGTGGTGATCCTCTTGATACCGAAGTCATTGTTCAAGATGATTCAGATGAAGAATATATGGAGCCCGTGATGATCCCAGAAGATGGTGTATCTGAAGATAGGTCTGACAATACGTTGCCTGCAAATAAAGTAATTGATAATACAACAGTTTCTATTGGGGAATTGGAGTTTACCACACAAAGAGAGGAGTCCTTGAATCAATCTGATTCACTTGTTTCTCACATACACGATTCATTGGAATTGAATCACTCAAGACAGAAACCATCTTCTGTCCAACCAGTTGAAGCTTtccaacaaagagaagatgtaACTAGTGTACCCATACCTGCTATTGAGCAGGAAATTTTGGGGGAAAAGGAGACTACAGAAAAATCCTCAAACTCCTCTGAAACACTAGAGACTACTCCAATAAAAGTGCTTGGCAAATCGTTATCTGATGGCACTGACAGTAACAGGAAGTCCAAGTCTGGTACAATTGAAGTTGGACAGGTTCCTTCCAAAGTGTGTTCTAATGTGAAAACTTCCAAATCAACCAGTTTTGTGAAGAAAAGCAAAGTGAAGATTACCCCAAGTGGTAACAAAATTCAAGTGGCAGCCACCAAATCTCACGTGCTATCTATCAAACCCAAACGATTAACAGAAGGTTCAG TTGAGGAGAAGCTTAACGAGCTGTTGGATGGCGACGGAGGGATAAATAAACGGAAA GATTCCACTAAGGGCTACTTGAAGCTTCTGATCCTTACTGCTGTATCTGGTGACAGTGGCAGTGGTGAAGTAATTCAGAG CAATCGAGATCTTTCTATGATCCTTGATGCGCTTTTGAAAACAAAGTCACGGGTGGTTTTGATTGatgtaataaataaaaacg gttTGAGAATGCTACACAACATAATGAAAAAATACAGAGAAGACTTCAAAAAGATACCAATCCTTCGGAAGCTTCTGAAG GTCCTAGAGTATTTAGCTATGAGGCAGATACTTACATCAGAGCATATTACTGGAGGTCCTCCCTGCGCTGGAATGGAGAG CTTTATGGAGTCAATGCTGTCACTGACAGAACACGAAGACAGACAG GTCCACCAAATAGCACGGAATTTTCGAGACAAGTGGATTCCTAGACCTTTCAGAAGACATAGCTACATAGACAGGGTTGATAGCAAGATGGAATTTAACAGAGGTTCAAACTCCAACAGACTTTCCCCATCACATGATGATTGGCGTGATCAAGGTGGAAGGTCTACTGAAGCTATAGATAGTTCCAAACAATCAATGGTTTCAACAACTTCTGTGAGTACTGGCTTCCAGGAGGTCTCTTCTGCACCTTGTACGGGTGGTTGCCCTACCAGTGAGACAAAAGTTCGCAAGCGTAAAAGCCGATGGGATCAACCAGCAGACCCAGATTCAAGTTTACTTCAGAACAAAGAACAGAAGAGCGAGTCTGGATTGCATAGACAGTTAGCACCTAGTCCATTGCCTGGGATAGGTGAAATATCATTGCATATCCAGAGGGTGAgtggagaagatggaacttGTTCCAGCAGTGTGCATGGTAACTGTCAGAAAAATGATGGAACAGAGATGAACCTCGACGATCTTCCTCCTGGGTTTGATGCCCCTGCAATTTCATCTTTTGCTTCGTCATCATTTTGTCCTTTGAAGTGTCCTGCTGCTCCAGTGATAGGGCATCCACAGGAGAAATTTGTTTCTCGCTTACCCATCTCGTACGGAATTCCACTGTGTGTCATGCAGCAATATGGGACACCCCATCTTGCTCCTGGGATaccttttcttcctttcccaCCATTACCCTCGGTGCCCCGTCACAAGAAAGGCCCTTCACCTTCTCATCCCATCAATCATGTGGCAGTTAGTCAGCCTGCAGAAGGACAACATGACAGGTGTGTTCCTGCAATTTCTCACTCTAATGATAGCATTCCTAGCACAACTGGTGCCAATCAGGCAGAGTTTAACATTCCATGCGTAAACAACCAATGTGCATCTAAGCGGCCGAGAGAATTCTCGAATGATTTGGGAAGGAGATACTTCAAGCAGCAGAAGTACTGGAATcataataatgataataatattaatacaaAATTTGGACCCCCATCTTTCGGCGACAGAAACGGGTGGGGGTGCAACGGAAACAACTCCCAGGGTGGAGCGAACAGCAGCATAGGCGTAGGAAATGTAGCAAATGAGCATACAAGTTCATTTTATGCAGAGGATTTAAGCCATAGGGTTGAGAGAGCTGGAAATAATGCCAGTCAGCATTCACACCACCATTGA